GCGTTCGACCGGAACAATCCCCTGAACGAGCTGCTCGAGCCGTTGGCCCCGGCCATTGCCGCGGCGCTCGTGGGGGCGCTGGTGTGGCGGTATCACCGCACGGCCTCGATCCGCCGTTCCCCCGGCACCATGCGGGCAAGCCTGCTGGTCACGTCGGCCGTGGCCCTCGCTGCCGCCGCGTCCGGGGTGGGCGTTGTTGTGAACGCGCTGCTGGCTGCGGCAGTGTCGCCGCTGGCGGGAGGGGCCACGCGCACCCTGCTGCTCGGCGGCATCAGTTCCCTCCTGGTGGGCGGGCCTGTCTGGTGGCTGGCGTGGAAGCCCCTGCAACAGCCGCAGGCTGCCGAGGATATTCCGCCCGGACGCCGCGTCTACCTCATCGCGTTCTTTGGGGTCAGCGCGGTGGTTGCACTCATCACGCTCCTGGTGATCGGTTACCGGCTCTTCGAATTCCTGCTCGGGGACGTCACCGGCGGCAGCCTCCTGGACCGCATCCGGGCTCCGTTCGGGCTCCTGGTGGCCGCCGGCCTCGTAGCGGGCTACCACTTCGCGCTGTGGCGGCACCACCGTGCCCTCCTCGCCGCTGCGCGGCCCGCCAGGAAACACACCATCGAGGCAGTCACGCTGGTCACTGCGCACCAGGCTGATGCGGAGGCTTTGGCAAGGGGCATCGCTGAGGCCACGGGCGGTGCCAGGGTCACCTTATGGCTCCGGGCGGACGACGGCGGCTCCGCACTTCCGGAGGCGGGTCCGGCCTCCGCCGGGACTGGTTCCGGCTGGGCTGGTACCGCGGCGGGTGGCATTGCTGCGGGTGCGCCTGCTGCGGCTACGCCTGCTGCGGCGGAAACTTCGACCCCGGCCGGCGACGTCATTCCGCGGATCGCTGCGGCGCTGGAAGGCGTCACCGCCCGGCACGTCCTGGTAATTCTGGGCCCGGCGACGCGGCTGGAAATCATCCCGCTGGCCAACCCCGGTTCCCGGCGCTAGCTGCATAGGTTCCCGGCGCTAGCTGCGTACTTGCCCTGCCTGCTTGCCCTGCTTGCTTGCCAAGGAAGAATGTCAGACCCTCCCGCGAGGATGTGGGTATGGGAAACGGCGCGGGGACTAACGCGGGAACTGCAGTGGTGATGGAGGGTATTCATGCCTCTGCTGGCGCCCTTAACGCGCTGTTCCTCGAGGAAGCCCGGCTGGATGCTGTGACTGCTGCTGGTTCCGGTCCTGCTACTGATTCTGGTCCTGCTGCTCCCGCCGGCCCGGCCCCTGTTGTGGATGTCTTGCAGCACAAGATCGATAACCGGCTGGAGCGCCTGGCGGTTGTATCGCGGCTGGAAGCACAACTGGCCGCGGCCAAGGCCCGGGACGCGGCGGAGATCCTCGAACTCCAACACGCCATGACCCCGCCGAACGCCTCCCTGCAGGACAGGTCTTTCCAGGAAATGTCCATTATCGAGGAAATCGCCGGTGTCCTGACCGTAAGCTCCGCCGCTGCCGGGGCGCTCATCAGCCAAGCCCGGCAGCTGTGTTCCCTTCCTGTGGCCCTGGCCGCCCTGTCCGCCGGGACCATCTCCTGGCAGCACGCCAAAATCCTCGCCGACGAAACCCACAGCCTTGGCCCCGCGGGCGCCGCCATGGTCGCACATTTCCTGGACGCGGACGCGCCCCACCCGGCCCGCGGAGCCGCACCCGGTGACCTGGTCCCGTCACGGTTCCGGGCAAAGGTGCGTGCCTGGCGCGAACGCCACCACCCCGAATCCCTCGAAAGGCGCCACGCCAAGGCAGCAGCGGACCGGCGGATGGAATATTCCGCTGACCGCGACGGCATGGCCTGGCTCTCGCTGTACCTCCCCGGTGACACCGCATCCGCCATCTGGAACCGCACCACCGCCCTCGCCCGCGGACTCCAAGGCCCCACTGAGTCCCGCACCCTCACCCAGCTCCGCCCCGACACCGCCGCAAGCCTGCTGCTCAGCACACCGGGCACGCGCAGCAGCAGCACCAGGGGCACAGCACACGAGGACGCTGCACATGCAAACGCGGCCCCTGCAAACGGGAACGTTGCGCGACTGGGCGAGGTCCCGGCGC
The Arthrobacter sp. PGP41 genome window above contains:
- a CDS encoding HNH endonuclease signature motif containing protein, whose translation is MGNGAGTNAGTAVVMEGIHASAGALNALFLEEARLDAVTAAGSGPATDSGPAAPAGPAPVVDVLQHKIDNRLERLAVVSRLEAQLAAAKARDAAEILELQHAMTPPNASLQDRSFQEMSIIEEIAGVLTVSSAAAGALISQARQLCSLPVALAALSAGTISWQHAKILADETHSLGPAGAAMVAHFLDADAPHPARGAAPGDLVPSRFRAKVRAWRERHHPESLERRHAKAAADRRMEYSADRDGMAWLSLYLPGDTASAIWNRTTALARGLQGPTESRTLTQLRPDTAASLLLSTPGTRSSSTRGTAHEDAAHANAAPANGNVARLGEVPAPKADVLVTVPVFALLGLTDEPANLDGYGPIPASMARKLVADGAISFHRVLVDPRDGAPLEIGRTSYRLTKAMKQALRLRDEKCTFPGCNNHSLDNESDHLTAWQHGGTTGISNLAQLCPKHHRLKHASGWTPIPAAENDPPGWISPAGRHYKAEHRDWEPPWWPGNPEQLQTVRGGPPCCPPDLAYIGQSPAEDAIDKFLHARP
- a CDS encoding DUF5671 domain-containing protein; protein product: MTSPAEVTAPASGHAQATLRRLIQYALLFALVVIAASGLSGLLERLFTSGAVLASTDVAGLARSLAFTLIGGPLALLSWWFVWRRLDDGAERTAAGWGLYITAMYGVSLIIFTISFLGLATSFIGQRGNDWAPMLANGIVWAAILVWHRWMWKHPTKPTAHLEDVRAVVGSVFGLLLGAGAGIAALGGLFDVAIRGFPLTVTVEPWWYSVLRSLVWAAGGAIVWWWHWFREGGRRFQTGLVDVIMIAVGIFAAGITALGGAGVVLFVFLRLAFDRNNPLNELLEPLAPAIAAALVGALVWRYHRTASIRRSPGTMRASLLVTSAVALAAAASGVGVVVNALLAAAVSPLAGGATRTLLLGGISSLLVGGPVWWLAWKPLQQPQAAEDIPPGRRVYLIAFFGVSAVVALITLLVIGYRLFEFLLGDVTGGSLLDRIRAPFGLLVAAGLVAGYHFALWRHHRALLAAARPARKHTIEAVTLVTAHQADAEALARGIAEATGGARVTLWLRADDGGSALPEAGPASAGTGSGWAGTAAGGIAAGAPAAATPAAAETSTPAGDVIPRIAAALEGVTARHVLVILGPATRLEIIPLANPGSRR